The genomic segment ggaaaatcatcaaattaatgacTTTTCATGACACACTAACACACATTATTGATTATACTACAAACAAATTGTTCTTGAACTTTTTTTTCCTCTGTACTCACATCAATAGTTATTACAGCTATATTACATCCCATCCACAAAAACCACATTGGATGCCCATTATAAAAACTTCTCATAATATACTATTGCAAGAAATACCCtgataaaaacaaacaaaagaacaagaacaagctACCATAAATAATTAGAGCCTTTTGGCCAGATGTAAGAGAATTACCCCCTAATCCAAACTGTTGATTTTGGGCAAATCCAGCAATTTCAACACTCTTACTCTCAAAAAAGCTCTTAGCAGCCCCACAAGTAGGGCACCTCCAATCTTCAGGTAACTGCCCAAAGGGTAACCCTGGTGCTATAGGGTAGCTTGGATCACCAGCAGATTCATCATACCTATACCCACAGGATCTACACTCATAAATTCCAGTGTTTAAAACTGCAAATTTCTCCTCCAATCTACGCTTATCAAGATCCTGTGATTCTAATGAACTGGGTTCTTCTGAATTTGGCTGTTCTGAAATGGGTTTGTCTTCTTTTGACACATCAACTGATTTTGGGGTGATATTGGGTAGATTTGAGGGTGTTTGAAGAGTGAAAAATTTGTGGGTTTTAGAGAAAATAGTTGGTGTAGTGAATTGGGTTCTGGGTTTTGTAGGAGAAGGTGAAGTGAGATGAAATGAGAATGTTGTTGGTCTTGTAATGGCAGAAGCCATTGATTCTTTAATGGTGGATTTTATATAATACTGTTTTTGACTAGATTTGTAGCTCAAATATAGGAAGATAATGAAATGTAGTGGAATTAAGCTGATTGTTAAAGTTCAAAACATAGAACATTGTAGAGGGATAAGATGGAAGAAGGATCCATGGAAGGCATATACCATACCAAGTTTTAGACCAATTGTTTTGAAAAAGGTGTTGGATAAGGTGTGGGTCTAGTTGTTCATTGCTTATGGCTTGTGGGTGAGCTCCATCCACAtgtatcataattcataatcatATACCTCTAgatattattagttattacaAATAGTGATATTTTATAAGGAGAAATGTCACTATCTGTAGTAACTATTAAAAAACAGATAAAGTATATGTTTCTAGAAAGATTATagtaaataactaaaaatacaatttttttcaaaacaaaaatatttagtCCCTCTATCTTATTGGTTTtacaacaaatatatttttttagaaacaaattaaagatagaaaaaatataaaaaatacatgtTATAGAAAAGTAAGAAATGTAAGTGAGATGAGAAGATAAGGGAAAAGTGTGGATGAAAACTACATAAATAGCATAAGTCATTGCCAAAAATACAGTGTAGCAAAGGTCATAGGAAATAGGGAGCACTTTATCAAACATTCATTCATGTTTTATGTTGTATTTAAACGTCAAAACCAGCCGCGTAGTATGTTTGGAGTTGGTCATTTAAGGTTAGATTAATTTTGAGTTTGATTAGTATTGAGTCAGAATTAATTGGATTCGATCGAACTTATTAATACATATATGAGTTGGTTGACTCTTATGTAAAAGTTATAGCCctaaaatcagtaaaatatacGATATATATTCACAATACTGTAAACTTAGCTGAACTTATTATTCATTATGTGAGCTTACTTTTCATAATATAAGCCATATAAAAGATAGACTTACACGTAGCATATCCTAGTTTAATGTATTATTGTTTAAGATTGAACAATTTgaatgtatatttgttttgtaaatttgtgTGGAGTAAGATCAAATTTGCTCATAAAATGGAACCAAAAATCATACAAAGTTGAGggaaaaagtaaataagataaataGTTGTTTTGGTTCTTGGCTCATAGTCCCACATGCTCATGTCATGCCATTGGCCAATCTTTGGTGATGTTGAGCGCGATCCCTTACTAATAATCCGTCACGGCATATGTTTATGTCTAATTAAAATTGATTAGACAATTAGCTTATTAGCTACATTCTTCATATCTTTTCATTTGTCTCATTTTTCATTGCACATTTATGTATTTTGTGAAAAGATAGATATAATTCTGATTAACTTAGGATAACCAAATCCCTAAATAAATTCCTTATTTAGAAAGATTGATATCATAAACgaatataattttctattcaGGTATCCATTTGTGTTGTATAATGTGTTGTTCAAAAACACTTGATAACCCTCTTACCAATCACAATAGTCTTGTAGTATTCTAACTTTtatatcaaaagttatgatGAAAATAGTGATTATGTGTTAATTTTGCCTCAAAATTTTTGGACGCTTAGCAGGGCCGTCTCAAACATTTTAGAGATCCTGTTCTAATTTTCGAATAGGAcccttattaataaaattactattaattttttttataatacgccttttttttagttataactttgattttcatGGCCAAGCAAGTTGAACTTTGACTATTATTAGCTTGagatttattataaatatattaaatatatattaaagaaacttggttaataattttttttatcagaaCAACAAAAACGGAGATGATATTtctaaaaaacattaaaaactaattagAAAGATATATAAACCCAAACAAGAAGTGAATGTACATACTAAGTAAATACGACTAAGTAAATATAAGTATTATAACTAAATACAACTAAATATGGGTATAGCTATGGGGCCTGTTCATTAGCACAGCTTGCACATGTGCTTAGCCGGCCCTGACGCCTaatctttttgtttcttttcttcttttctcgATTTGATTCCTTGCTTAGTATTTTTATCCCTCAAAAACTCGTACTTTTCTAtagaaaatattcattttacTTGCAATACACGCAGAGACACAAAAAAATCCAACCCAAGCTTAAAATGCAAtcgaaattttaataaatacaaTTGAAACACATTGATTTTTGCTCATAATTGGgggaaaattatttaaaataaaaagttaccgCTTCCACTTGACTATGTCTTAActtgtaaattattattatatacaatACAAGAATAATTGATGAATTCGAATAGCTTGAAATTAGAAATGAGAAATAAGGCATACGAGAAAAATAAacagaatataaaaaaaaatcaatttttaaaattaaaattatactccATCATTCAAAACCACCCTTTGTCACACAAGTCACAAGAATTTAGCTTTGAAATAGTGGTTAATAAAGATCAACCCCTTAAATCATCCAAATAAGTCATATAAACACAAGTCTTAAGTCTTAACACACCAAATGGTGGGTCCCACCCACATCTAGTTTCATTCCCCTACATTTTCTCCATCCCCTAAACACAACCCCAACACGCAATAGAGAGACACAACTCACATACCCTCAAAACAAACTACTCGTGACCCTTCTTTTCCCTTTTCCTAACCAGCCGGTTCATCTTCTAAACGTCTCTTCTTTACCTCTCGTCttcctttctctctcctctcaaaCTCCCCTATTCCCATGGCTACCGAGGAAGACCAGCCCATCTACGCTTTCgacgatgatgaagatgatgaagatgatagtGAAACTCTCAATGGGGCTGTTCCTGATGACGATGTCGTCGTAGATTCCGATTCTTCGTCTGGAGATTCTGCCGCTGTTACTGTCGCTATACCTTCTTCTGCTTCAATCTCTGTTGCTGTTCCTCCTCCTATTACTCCGTCTAATGCCGTTACCGTTGCTCTTCCTGACCCGAAACGACAGCTGTCTTGTTCTCCGATTGTGAATCCTGAGAAAAAGCCGATCGATGATTCTAGAAGGCTTTTTCAACGTCTTTGGACTGATGAGGATGAGATCGAGCTGCTCAATGGTTTTCTCGAGTATACTGCTAATCGTAGTACGACGTTTTCTGGTCATCATCATGATACGGCGGCGTTTTATGACCAGATCAAATCCAAACTTCAATTGGAGTTCAATAAGAATCAGTTGGTGGAGAAATTGAGGAGGTTGAAGAAGAAGTATCGGAATGTCTTAAGTAAAATGAGTTCTGGTAAAGAGTTTGTTTTCAAGAGCCCACACGATCAACAAACTTTTGAAATTTCTCGAAAAATTTGGACTAATTTGTCTCCGAATTTCCGTGGTGTTGCTGAATTTGATGATGACGAtcaaaaccctaaccctaatgcTAATCAATTAGCACTTGCTTGCGCGACTCCGCCAAGGCCGCCAAATAGCAGTTTTGTTATCAGTCACATCAACCTCAACAGTGCTGCGGCTGCAGCCAATTCATCTACACCTATGATGGTTGATCAGAAACCAGGTAGTAGTGGAATTTATAGCATCAATAATAATTCTGTTACTCCTAATAATGTTGTTGGTTTTGATGTCATGATGTCAAATTTGAATATTCCTGCTGCGAAATTGTCGTCTAGGAAGAAGCCTAGGATTGGGAAAATTGATGAAAAGTTTGTGAGACCTGTGAATTTGAGTGGAAATGTTGGTGTAGAGGGTATGAATGTCGATGAAAATACTAATGTtaacaacaatcacaataataataatgttagtAATATTAGTACTAATAGTAGTAATATCAATCTTGGTTCAACAATGCAAGGGTTGATAGAGGAGGCAGTGAGGAGTTGTTTGTCACCAATGGTTAAACAGTTGGTGAATAATACTGTGAATGGGGCGGTGTTTGGAGGCAGTGGTGGTGGGATTAAGGGACTTGGGTCATTGTCTTTGAACGCGGTTCCTTTGAGTTTGTCAGGGGTGAATGTGTTGGGCGGTAGTTGTGGCAATGTAATGGGTGATAAGTGGAGAAAACAGCAGATCTTAGAGCTTGAAGTGTATTCAAAGCGTTTAGAGTTGGTTCAAGATCAAATCAAGATGTCGTTAGAGGAGCTCAGATCGCAAGGGAATTAAATGTCTGATTTAGAAAGGTGATTGGGTTAGGTTAGTTGATGTAGATTTGTGAGTTTCTCTGATTAATTTTCCCTGTTTGATCGGTGGTCGAACATCGATTTGGCTGATATAATATCTGTAGCTAGTAACTCAGAGTTGAtaccttttttctttctttcttttagtTTGACATAAAAGAGAGCTGTTGAATAATGTTGATTCTAGGTGACGCTCCTTGCCGAGCTTAATTTCATGTATAGCAACGAATTTAATAGATAAAGTGGATCATATTGACGAATTATGTACTTCAAGTCTTGTTTTTGGCTTTTCGTATAGTTGATTACTCCAAGTACTATGTACAGCCTACTTGCTGGATTTTCAAGTATTTATACATCTGTGGGATGGAGGTGGAGTTATGTTGTTGAATTGGCCTAGTAATTAGTGAATTTTCCagtgttttttttctttctaaattCAATTACAAATTGCTGTTACTTCTGATGATGATACTCATTGAGTATATACTCACttgtgtttattttttgttgatcAGTTTAAATTAGCAGCATAGTTTTTGCCCTTTTCAAACTCTTGATACATTTGTTGTTCAAGAGCTCCTGTTCAAAGCAATGTCACTTCACCTTAATGGAAGGGCATGGGCCATGGCCTATAGGTATAGACGTATATGATATCACCCGCTTTCATAAAATTTGGGCATCCATTAGGGTTGGGATAGTATGACCCAACTTACCTTTGATCAAGTTACTTTGTTACATTTCGAGTTCTGTTTGAAGGATGTAAAATGTGAGGTTTTGTTTTCATGAGGAGACGGATTACATTTCCTAACCTTTGACTGTATTGTAATTTGCTTAACTATGTCAGCTGTTTGTGTTCGAGTACTGGAAGGGTATAAACTGAGAGTTGGTCACTAATTAGTTTGTTTTCGTGAGGCGACTAATTAGTTATTTATCATAATACGTAACTAATGGAGCTCATAAAAACTAACAGAACCCTAGAAGTTTATGGAAATACATTTAAGTTATCCTAACCACAACTAGGCTATTTGACTAGTGTTTATTGTTCTCTTTCATGAATCATGAGTCGGTCACTGGGAATTTATATTTGTAGcataaacaataatataaattgggGTGATAGAACAAATTGGGAATGCAACAGCTGTTGAAAATGGTGAAGAGGCAACGGAAAAGAGAGAGGGAGACAGATACCCTTATGAATACAAACACTTTCCAATGACGTTTGAAAAGAATAGAATATGCCTAAGTTTCCCAAGGCAAATCTGGAATTTATTCTTTGGCTTTTAGGATGGGATGGAGTCTGGAGTAATGGGTTGGGTTTGTTTGGGGTCACACTAACCTAATTAGGTAGTATTGCCCAACTTTCTTTATTCCCAACGAATAGTAATAGGTGAAGTTGATGTTTGACAGCATTCTGGTAGGCGTAACGGTATTGTTTATGCATAGAATTGTTATTaagaattttgtattttatttatgtaatttaaaattatttttgcattgaaaatataagaatttaattgttttttattagTTTACCATTTATTCTTTTATGGgaagaaaatattaattgtttttcgATTTCTAGATTAAATTCTctttaaaagttaattattgATATCAAAGAGAATTTGTTAATTTAGATTGACGGTTTCACAAACTAGAGCCTGTGGTTTGATTGGGTGGTTTATCTTGCTAACTACTTATTGTACTTCAAATTAGCcgttatattttttgttttcacGTTATCTAATAGTTTCTCTGGTCTATAAAGTTGTTTACGAGGTATGTTCTcgaaagtaaagaaaaataaaattttttaaatggtgaatatattattttattgaataataaatttactaGAAAAAAGCGAAaatcataagcattaaaaaaatattaaaataaagttagtgaaaaaaatatgagaaTTTTTTTCTAGATAAGATCTTAAATTTGATCCTAGCTGCCTTTGTCTCCTAGCCCACCCCTTTTGTGAGAGTACTAAAAAGAGTATAGTTATGTAAGGATGACAAAATGGGTGGTGGATGTGGTATGCCCTCCTCTATATCCATACCCACCTAAAATGCCCATACCCATTTGGGTATGTATCTAAACTCATCTCATCTAAACTAGGTATACCTATTATGAGTATACCACCTTATTCTCGCTGTACATTCACTCCAAATCCACGTTATATACTTGATAAtccttaaaaatttaattgtacaTCTAATTTTGTTTAAccatacaatgtaataaaataaaattaatatccttattttttatctatagtttttaataaaaattacaaaattgatataaattagtaGGGTGAGAGGCTATTGGGCGGGGAGGGTGGATATAGGGTGAGGCGGGTGGGTGTGGGGTAGTTAAGACCTCATAGGCTCATACACACCATCTACAGTACCCATGCAGGTACAACTTTTTTTACACATATCCATCTCTTATACTCATCAAAGTCATATTCATATTCGCTTTAATTAGGGCTATTGTGGTACGAAACctatataatttgaaaaatattttagttAAAGGGAAGATGAAAATGTGAATAAAAGGTTAGATGAGGTGGATTGGATTCATTGATCCCTTCTTTGTTGCCTAGTCTTTGTAGTTTGTAGTTTGTAGTTAAGTAGTTGAGTTAAAACCAAGAAGAGAAGAATAGTAGTGAGTAGTTCACTGTTCATATGATAATGTAGTCCAAGTCAAGTCCAAGTCCATAAAATAGATTAAACTTGGCTAGAGGCTGTCTTTGTCGTGATAGCCGACTCTACCAATCCAGCTGCCTAAATCTAATGCCAATTGCCATGCTTGCTTATATAATCCTCCTCATCTCTGACTCATCTCTAATTCCTTCCATATACATTGTATGCTTTCATTTGATGCTTTCTTTTTAgatcttcattgatgattgttgAGTTAGTCGCTTCATgatgcaaaattaaaaaaattgagtaaaaataattaaaatgtacTTATATTTgaggaaaaaaaaggaaaattgggtgaatcaaatatttaaatatgaataattattaaaaaagatgtgagacataattaaaaataaaattgtaacaaATTCAATATCCTTATAAGGGACTAAAAACAATGATGTTAATTGTTTTCAATGGTTTTGAATTTGGAAAAATCGatgtgaaaataaattcatGTTATTTTGTCTTTAATCTATATTTATGGAGAATTATAGATTAGTTTAGTAGTTggtgattttttcttttattacagTTATAGATGTTCAAATCGCACCACttatatatatgatttattctctgggctttttttttttaactcctTGTGGCATGAATTAGCCTAgtaattattggtttttcatttcatttgcGTGAGTGTCGAATTTGAGCTAAATGAGCATGCACACTTTGACTTTGACTATCTACTTATAACACCGGTAATCAACTAAAGCAAATTGAAAAAGGATTGTGATTTATGAATATTCAaaatactaacaaaattttccaaaatgtTGTAGATTATTAGCAACCAAACATATTTCAAAGTATATATAGttttgcaaatttttttttaaaaactttattttCTCGATTGCAAGGGTAGATTCAATTTAAAGAATTTtcacaatttaaataaaaataaattaaagttaagTGCGTATTAACATAAATTTCACATCAATCTAAATAAaactaagaataaaataacaaataatattttattgatgtATATGAGTACTTTCTATGTTGATTGTTAATAACAAAatacttttatatattaaaccCTTTAAAATTATTCCGTAGTTTGATGAGTGATAAGTGTATGTCGACTTGTAGGGTAATAAACGTTTGAATGTTACGTATGAGTAAGCAAACACTTAATTTACTTCGTTAATACACCGTAAAATCAAATCTTAACAAACCCAAAAGGCTTAAACATCTTACTCACCCAAAAAGATAAGCATTTTGTAACTTTATTATTCCCTCATGTTTCCATGGAAGAAATCACAAATACTAGTAGGAGTACTCCAAATGGATCTTATGGATCCTATCCAAATGGAACTGATATATCTATACCACATATTTACCTCCAAGTATGTAGCTATTTACTTTCTCTGTGACAACTTACGAGAGATTGCACCACTAACAATtagcacaaatattaagaaattgaTATGGATCAGTAAATCATGCAAAATTTTCTAATCAAtaaccgtgatttgtaaatcaccacaaaaagactaatattaaaataaacaaaatcaaaaaagataaattaaaataacaaaactctcatCCTATCACATCATACGTAATTTATTAACCTTACAAATAATCGTTATCTACTAAGATCTTCTCGTAAATTGTGTGAGTATAATTAAAAGTGACGTGcagaaaagaatgaaaaaatatgGTGAAGACACAACCTAcaatagatatattatatagttaAAAGAGTAAACTAAAATAGATGGGTGGCAATTGTTTAATTAGGAACAAAGGTAGTACTAATTAGATGGCTAAAAGTGAATCTTTAACCTGTCATTAATCGATGGTACAAGTTCATTCTAGATCTCTTTGATTTGATAAAAGGGACATTTTTTTGGACTCACGATTAGTAGTTTTCATACCTCAAACATGTTAACCAATGAATCCCTAACAAATTTAGAACATTAGGGCCAAGCTAAAGAAGCACTAGAAGACTATCTAGCAAATAGTTGTTTACCGAATAATTCGCTTTTTatcaaagaaaataaagttaacaaactaaaaattgaaaattatcagaaataatacaattttttacttatttttctagaataatatcaatttttgatcaaccataaataatactaacttaaGATAGTGTTTTCCTAGAAcatccctaacatgttaaaaattaaacgaTAGAAAATTATACgataaaaaaattggtaaattagttgataaactaaagttaatattattctaggaaaaaaacccttaaattggtggtattcatagttaatcaaaatttaatattattatagaaaaatcaaaaaaaaattatattattcacggTTTTCGGaccgaaaaaataaaaagcaatATAAGTAATCTActtataaataagtaaatactcctataataaaaaaatctaaagaGGCCAAACTGAAAAAAGTAAGCCGCGACAATGGACAGCAAAAGTAGACAGTGGGGGCGGGGGGCCTGCTGTAACtgtaaacatttaaaatttgaaagatTGCCAATGGGAAAACATTTCCTGGATTAATTTTGTACAGAAACCTGAAGTTCAATTAGAAAAGCTGAATTTATTGTTAATAACAGGAACTGTGAATTTTCAATACATGGCAAACTTGGCCTTAGTCTTCTCAAATACTTGCTCGGCAATGGCAGCTTCGTTCCCATCAGCTTTTTTGATCTCGAGATTAGCCTTTTGGTA from the Amaranthus tricolor cultivar Red isolate AtriRed21 chromosome 12, ASM2621246v1, whole genome shotgun sequence genome contains:
- the LOC130797259 gene encoding uncharacterized protein LOC130797259, whose product is MASAITRPTTFSFHLTSPSPTKPRTQFTTPTIFSKTHKFFTLQTPSNLPNITPKSVDVSKEDKPISEQPNSEEPSSLESQDLDKRRLEEKFAVLNTGIYECRSCGYRYDESAGDPSYPIAPGLPFGQLPEDWRCPTCGAAKSFFESKSVEIAGFAQNQQFGLGGNSLTSGQKALIIYGSLFLFFCLFLSGYFLQ
- the LOC130797260 gene encoding probable transcription factor At5g28040; amino-acid sequence: MATEEDQPIYAFDDDEDDEDDSETLNGAVPDDDVVVDSDSSSGDSAAVTVAIPSSASISVAVPPPITPSNAVTVALPDPKRQLSCSPIVNPEKKPIDDSRRLFQRLWTDEDEIELLNGFLEYTANRSTTFSGHHHDTAAFYDQIKSKLQLEFNKNQLVEKLRRLKKKYRNVLSKMSSGKEFVFKSPHDQQTFEISRKIWTNLSPNFRGVAEFDDDDQNPNPNANQLALACATPPRPPNSSFVISHINLNSAAAAANSSTPMMVDQKPGSSGIYSINNNSVTPNNVVGFDVMMSNLNIPAAKLSSRKKPRIGKIDEKFVRPVNLSGNVGVEGMNVDENTNVNNNHNNNNVSNISTNSSNINLGSTMQGLIEEAVRSCLSPMVKQLVNNTVNGAVFGGSGGGIKGLGSLSLNAVPLSLSGVNVLGGSCGNVMGDKWRKQQILELEVYSKRLELVQDQIKMSLEELRSQGN